In Dromiciops gliroides isolate mDroGli1 chromosome 5, mDroGli1.pri, whole genome shotgun sequence, the following are encoded in one genomic region:
- the LOC122729668 gene encoding 60S ribosomal protein L3-like: protein MSHRKFSAPRHGSLGFLPRKRSSRHRGKVKSFPKDDPSKPIHLTAFLGYKAGMTHIVREVDRPGSKVNKKEVVEAVTIVETPPMVIVGIVGYVQTPRSLRSFKTIFAEHISDECKRRFYKNWHKSKKKAFTKYCKKWQDDDGKKQLEKDFNSMKKYCQVIRVIAHTQMRLLPLRQKKSHLMEIQVNGGSVAEKLDLAREKLEQQVPVSTVFGQDEMIDVIGVTKGKGYKGVTSRWHTKKLPRKTHRGLRKVACIGAWHPARVAFSVARAGQKGYHHRTEINKKIYKIGQGYQIKDGKLIKNNASTDYDLSDKSINPLGGFVHYGEVTNDFIMLKGCVVGTKKRVLTLRKSLLVQTKRRALEKIDLKFIDTTSKFGHGRFQTVEEKKAFMGPLKKDRVAKEEAA, encoded by the coding sequence ATGTCCCACAGGAAATTTTCTGCTCCCAGGCATGGGTCTCTGGGCTTCCTGCCCCGAAAGCGAAGCAGCAGGCACCGGGGAAAGGTGAAGAGCTTCCCCAAAGATGACCCCAGCAAGCCCATCCACCTGACAGCTTTTCTGGGCTATAAGGCAGGCATGACCCACATCGTGCGAGAGGTGGACAGGCCTGGCTCAAAGGTCAACAAGAAGGAAGTGGTCGAGGCCGTCACCATTGTGGAGACGCCCCCCATGGTCATTGTAGGCATCGTGGGTTATGTTCAGACCCCTCGAAGTCTCCGGAGCTTCAAAACCATCTTTGCTGAGCACATCAGTGATGAGTGTAAGAGGCGATTCTACAAGAACTGGCATAAGTCCAAGAAGAAGGCCTTCACCAAGTACTGCAAGAAGTGGCAAGATGATGATGGCAAGAAGCAGTTGGAGAAAGACTTTAACAGCATGAAGAAGTACTGTCAGGTTATCCGAGTCATTGCCCACACCCAGATGCGCCTGCTCCCTCTGAGGCAGAAGAAGTCTCACCTGATGGAGATCCAGGTGAATGGTGGCAGTGTGGCTGAGAAACTGGACTTGGCCCGGGAGAAGCTGGAGCAGCAGGTACCAGTGTCCACTGTGTTTGGACAAGATGAAATGATTGACGTCATTGGAGTGACCAAGGGCAAAGGTTACAAAGGTGTCACCAGCCGCTGGCACACAAAGAAACTGCCCCGGAAAACTCACCGAGGCCTGCGTAAGGTGGCGTGTATTGGTGCTTGGCATCCTGCCCGTGTGGCCTTCTCTGTGGCTCGTGCTGGTCAGAAGGGCTACCACCATCGCACTGAGATCAACAAAAAGATTTACAAGATTGGCCAGGGTTACCAGATCAAGGATGGCAAGCTGATCAAAAACAATGCGTCCACTGATTACGATCTGTCTGACAAGAGCATCAACCCTCTGGGAGGCTTTGTCCATTATGGTGAGGTGACCAATGACTTTATCATGCTGAAAGGTTGTGTTGTTGGGACCAAGAAGCGGGTCCTCACCCTGCGTAAGTCTCTGTTGGTACAGACCAAACGCCGGGCCCTGGAGAAGATAGACTTGAAGTTTATTGACACCACCTCCAAGTTTGGCCACGGCCGCTTCCAGACTGTGGAGGAGAAGAAAGCTTTTATGGGACCACTCAAAAAGGACCGAGTTGCAAAAGAGGAAGCTGCCTAA